One window of the Candidatus Eremiobacteraceae bacterium genome contains the following:
- a CDS encoding thiamine pyrophosphate-dependent enzyme, translated as MQIKPFTDTPIKYLEYDGRPSGDVKELGLSSDDYLRMYRWLVFARAVDDRCYILVRQGRSGFFAQIAGQEASQIGSALPLRTQDWMYGDHRSQGSLMVKGLKASEWFAHQLGRMLDPSQGRLMPHGPGRRDLNMPPPSSTVGNQITEAVGTAMAQHIKKTDGITICYFGDGATSEGDFHVGMNFAAVYGSPIILFCQNNQYAISVKLEEQTHTKTIAEKAKAYGMEGFLVDGNDLLAVYAVTKHCADKARAGRGPSLIESYTYRYGPHSSADDDTRYRPKGELEMWRTQRDPITRFRNFLASQKLWDEKKEEALLVDVKAEVAKALAEAEASPVPEMMTVLDHTYATYTPQLEWERKELAAELGV; from the coding sequence ATGCAGATCAAGCCGTTCACCGATACGCCGATCAAATATCTCGAATACGATGGCCGCCCGTCAGGCGACGTCAAAGAGCTCGGACTTTCCTCCGATGACTACCTCCGCATGTATCGCTGGCTCGTGTTCGCGCGAGCGGTCGACGATCGATGCTACATCCTCGTGCGCCAAGGCCGTTCGGGATTCTTCGCGCAGATCGCCGGACAAGAGGCGAGCCAGATCGGCAGCGCGCTTCCGCTGCGGACCCAAGACTGGATGTACGGCGACCATCGATCGCAAGGCAGCCTCATGGTCAAGGGGCTCAAAGCATCGGAATGGTTTGCGCACCAGCTCGGAAGGATGCTCGATCCGAGCCAAGGCCGCCTCATGCCGCATGGGCCGGGAAGACGCGACCTTAATATGCCGCCGCCCTCGTCGACGGTCGGCAATCAGATAACCGAGGCGGTCGGCACGGCGATGGCGCAGCACATCAAGAAAACCGATGGCATCACGATCTGTTACTTCGGCGACGGCGCGACGAGCGAAGGCGACTTTCACGTCGGCATGAACTTCGCAGCGGTCTACGGCTCTCCCATCATCCTGTTTTGCCAGAACAATCAATACGCGATCAGCGTGAAGCTCGAAGAGCAGACGCATACGAAGACCATCGCCGAGAAGGCGAAAGCGTACGGCATGGAAGGCTTCTTGGTGGACGGCAACGATCTGCTCGCGGTCTACGCGGTGACCAAGCATTGCGCGGACAAAGCGCGCGCCGGTCGCGGACCGAGCTTGATCGAGTCATACACGTACCGCTACGGTCCGCACTCCTCCGCCGACGACGACACGCGTTATCGGCCCAAAGGCGAGCTCGAGATGTGGCGCACGCAGCGCGACCCGATCACGCGCTTCCGGAACTTCCTCGCATCGCAGAAGCTCTGGGACGAGAAGAAGGAAGAAGCGTTGCTCGTCGACGTCAAGGCCGAAGTCGCAAAGGCGCTGGCTGAAGCCGAAGCAAGTCCCGTGCCGGAGATGATGACGGTGCTCGACCACACTTATGCGACGTACACGCCGCAGCTCGAGTGGGAGCGCAAAGAGCTCGCCGCCGAGCTCGGCGTCTAA
- a CDS encoding alpha-ketoacid dehydrogenase subunit beta yields MATVEVEKKTTLSTMVQAVRSAMIDEMTLDPNVVTLGEDIGPRGGVFLVTEGLIDKFGKDRVIDTPLAELGIIGAAVGMAMFGLRPIAEIQFIDFLFPGFDMLVSEAAKMRYRSAGQFYCPMVVRSPYGGGVRGGGYHSQSPESYFVATPGLKVVAPSNPYDAKGLLISSIRDDDPVVFMEPKKIYRFQKQEIPNGAYEVPLGKAAIAREGKHVSLITFGAMVQLALEAAEKMKPQGVDVEVLDLRTLQPYDCDAIMTTVAKTGHVVLLQEAPRIGGFMGEIAAYIAENGVEYLEGPIVRVGGWDTPFPYALEKAYMPNVDRINRAIKKTLNF; encoded by the coding sequence ATGGCAACCGTAGAAGTAGAAAAGAAAACGACGCTGTCCACCATGGTGCAGGCGGTGCGCTCGGCCATGATCGACGAGATGACGCTCGACCCCAACGTGGTCACGCTCGGCGAGGACATCGGTCCGCGCGGCGGCGTCTTCTTGGTCACCGAAGGTCTGATCGACAAGTTCGGCAAGGATCGCGTCATCGACACGCCGCTCGCCGAGCTTGGGATCATCGGCGCGGCCGTCGGCATGGCGATGTTCGGACTGCGGCCTATAGCCGAAATCCAGTTCATCGACTTTCTGTTCCCTGGATTCGACATGCTCGTATCCGAAGCCGCGAAGATGCGCTACAGGTCCGCCGGGCAGTTCTACTGCCCGATGGTCGTGCGCTCACCCTACGGCGGCGGCGTTCGCGGCGGCGGCTATCACTCGCAATCGCCGGAATCGTACTTCGTCGCCACACCGGGGCTGAAAGTGGTCGCGCCCAGCAACCCGTACGACGCGAAGGGGCTCCTCATCTCATCGATCCGCGACGACGATCCGGTGGTCTTCATGGAACCGAAGAAGATCTATCGGTTTCAAAAGCAAGAGATTCCGAACGGCGCGTACGAGGTGCCGCTCGGCAAAGCGGCCATCGCTCGCGAAGGCAAGCACGTCTCCCTCATCACCTTCGGCGCGATGGTGCAGCTCGCGCTCGAAGCGGCGGAGAAGATGAAGCCGCAAGGCGTCGATGTCGAGGTGCTCGATCTGCGCACGCTGCAGCCGTATGACTGCGACGCCATCATGACGACGGTCGCGAAGACCGGTCACGTCGTCCTGCTCCAGGAGGCGCCGCGCATCGGCGGATTCATGGGCGAGATCGCGGCCTATATCGCCGAGAACGGCGTCGAATACCTCGAGGGTCCGATCGTCAGAGTGGGCGGCTGGGATACGCCGTTTCCCTATGCCCTCGAGAAGGCGTACATGCCGAATGTCGATCGCATCAACCGCGCCATCAAGAAGACGCTCAACTTCTAG
- a CDS encoding dihydrolipoamide acetyltransferase family protein — protein sequence MAVELEMPELAESVVEGEIVKWLVNEGDRVEQDQLLVEVMTDKVTVEVPSPYAGILLKQVAKEGEVVPIGKPIAIFGEPGEKIDDTTKLEHVTPHVQPVEAATPANGKVEQQTAAASEAPKNARAAEPAASTARETADTSLAGKPLAAPAVRKLARELGVDLAAVRGSGEGGRIQRGDVERVSKAGASEAAPAAAPRAQAAPSALPERVPLRGLRRNIAQHMVHSKHTAAHTLQVDEADMTELVRWRARSKERAAERGVKLTYLPFFVKAATAALKKYPFVNASLDDAASEIVLKKNYNIGIATDTEAGLVVPVIHDADRLSIFDLAREIVNLAEKARSGKLSHDDITGGTFTITNVGSVGGLLTFPVINHPEVAIMGTHSIQERPVVRDGQIVVRSMVYLSLGFDHRVVDGALAARFLREIADLLAAPELLLMEGN from the coding sequence ATGGCAGTCGAACTGGAGATGCCCGAACTGGCCGAGTCAGTCGTCGAAGGCGAGATCGTGAAATGGCTCGTCAACGAGGGCGATAGAGTCGAGCAAGATCAGCTGCTCGTCGAGGTCATGACGGACAAGGTGACGGTCGAAGTGCCGTCGCCGTACGCCGGCATCTTGTTGAAGCAAGTGGCGAAGGAAGGCGAGGTCGTTCCGATCGGTAAGCCGATCGCGATCTTCGGCGAACCAGGCGAGAAGATAGACGATACGACAAAGCTCGAGCACGTCACGCCGCACGTGCAACCGGTGGAAGCGGCAACGCCTGCGAACGGCAAAGTCGAGCAGCAGACCGCCGCCGCCTCCGAAGCTCCGAAGAATGCGAGAGCCGCAGAGCCGGCAGCATCGACCGCGCGCGAAACGGCGGATACGTCGCTTGCCGGTAAGCCGCTGGCCGCACCCGCCGTGCGCAAACTCGCGCGTGAACTCGGTGTCGACCTCGCCGCGGTTCGCGGATCCGGCGAAGGCGGGCGCATTCAGCGCGGCGACGTCGAACGCGTATCGAAAGCCGGTGCGAGCGAGGCCGCTCCCGCCGCGGCACCGCGGGCCCAAGCGGCACCGAGCGCGCTTCCGGAACGCGTGCCTCTGCGCGGACTCCGGCGCAATATCGCGCAGCATATGGTCCATAGCAAGCACACCGCGGCGCACACGCTCCAGGTGGATGAAGCCGACATGACCGAGCTCGTGCGCTGGCGCGCGCGCAGCAAAGAGCGCGCGGCCGAGCGCGGCGTCAAGCTCACGTATCTGCCGTTCTTCGTGAAAGCCGCCACCGCAGCGCTCAAGAAGTATCCGTTCGTGAACGCTTCGCTCGACGACGCGGCCAGCGAGATCGTGCTGAAGAAGAACTACAACATCGGCATCGCCACCGACACCGAGGCCGGGCTTGTCGTGCCCGTGATCCACGACGCCGACCGTCTGAGCATCTTCGATCTGGCCCGCGAGATCGTCAACCTTGCCGAGAAGGCGCGCAGCGGCAAGCTTTCGCACGACGACATCACCGGCGGCACGTTCACGATCACAAACGTCGGATCGGTCGGCGGACTGCTGACGTTCCCCGTGATCAACCACCCCGAAGTGGCGATCATGGGAACCCACAGCATCCAAGAGCGGCCGGTCGTGCGCGACGGCCAGATCGTGGTGCGCAGCATGGTCTACCTCTCGCTTGGTTTCGATCATCGCGTCGTCGACGGCGCGCTCGCCGCGCGCTTCTTGCGAGAGATCGCGGATCTTCTCGCCGCACCAGAGCTGCTCTTGATGGAAGGGAACTAG
- the lpdA gene encoding dihydrolipoyl dehydrogenase, giving the protein MPTSYDVIVIGGGPGGYSAAIRLGQLGKKVLCVEQERLGGVCLNWGCMPSKALLHVGEVIMQAKELEHMGVTFGAPKLDLATLNKWKAKMIDDLVGGIGSLYKSNKVESVFGVAEIVDKSTVKVAKTDGGSETYTCAALVIASGSEPIPLPNMERNSKTILNSDDAVTLTDLPKTILILGAGVIGLEFATIYRRLGADATVVEMMDRALGDTDLEISQTLLRSLKKQGINVHLKTKCASVEVRGSKVAAKLEGELTETREFDKVLVAVGRRPRTPKGVDKLGIKMERGFIGVDQRRMTNVAGVYAVGDCAGGPLLAHKAMKEGVVAAEVIAGLPAAYDPMAVPNCVYTDPQVATAGLSEEQAKAAGYEISVGKFRLAALGRARTVGITDGMVKIVGDKKTDLVLGIHAVSPMAEAMIGEAVIAIEMGATVEDIGLSIHAHPTFGESIMEAAEALHGKAIHIVNTKTG; this is encoded by the coding sequence GTGCCGACATCCTACGACGTGATCGTCATCGGCGGCGGACCGGGCGGATACTCCGCCGCTATCCGTCTGGGCCAGTTGGGCAAAAAGGTGCTGTGCGTCGAGCAAGAGCGCTTGGGCGGCGTCTGCCTAAATTGGGGCTGCATGCCGAGCAAAGCCCTGCTCCATGTCGGCGAAGTGATCATGCAGGCGAAAGAGCTCGAGCACATGGGCGTGACGTTCGGTGCGCCGAAGCTCGATCTCGCCACGCTGAACAAATGGAAAGCCAAGATGATCGACGACCTCGTCGGCGGCATCGGCTCACTGTATAAGTCGAATAAAGTCGAGTCCGTGTTCGGCGTCGCCGAGATCGTGGACAAGAGCACGGTCAAGGTAGCCAAAACTGACGGCGGTTCGGAAACGTATACGTGCGCAGCGCTCGTGATCGCGAGCGGTTCCGAACCCATTCCGCTTCCCAACATGGAGCGCAACAGCAAGACGATTCTCAATTCCGACGATGCGGTCACGCTCACGGATCTTCCCAAGACCATCCTCATCCTCGGCGCCGGCGTGATCGGCCTTGAGTTCGCGACGATCTACCGCCGGTTGGGCGCAGACGCGACCGTCGTCGAGATGATGGATCGCGCGCTGGGCGACACGGATCTTGAGATTTCGCAAACGCTCTTGCGGTCGCTCAAAAAGCAAGGCATCAACGTGCACCTCAAGACGAAGTGCGCGTCAGTCGAAGTACGTGGATCGAAGGTCGCGGCAAAGCTCGAGGGCGAGCTGACCGAAACGCGCGAGTTCGACAAGGTGCTCGTCGCCGTCGGCCGCCGGCCGCGCACGCCGAAAGGCGTCGATAAACTCGGCATCAAGATGGAACGCGGATTCATCGGCGTTGATCAGCGCCGCATGACCAATGTCGCGGGCGTCTATGCAGTGGGCGATTGCGCCGGCGGTCCGCTGCTCGCGCACAAGGCGATGAAGGAAGGCGTGGTCGCCGCCGAAGTGATCGCCGGCTTGCCGGCCGCGTATGATCCGATGGCGGTTCCCAACTGCGTCTATACCGACCCGCAAGTCGCGACAGCCGGTCTCTCCGAAGAACAAGCGAAGGCAGCGGGCTACGAGATCAGCGTCGGCAAGTTCCGGCTTGCAGCACTCGGCCGTGCGCGCACGGTCGGTATCACCGACGGCATGGTCAAGATCGTCGGCGACAAGAAGACCGATCTCGTCCTCGGGATTCACGCGGTCTCACCTATGGCAGAAGCGATGATCGGCGAAGCGGTGATCGCGATCGAAATGGGCGCCACAGTCGAAGACATCGGCCTCTCGATCCACGCGCATCCCACGTTCGGCGAGTCGATCATGGAAGCGGCCGAAGCGCTGCACGGCAAAGCGATCCATATCGTCAACACCAAGACAGGTTGA
- the lipB gene encoding lipoyl(octanoyl) transferase LipB yields MASAALRDLGVIAYEPAWRMQKAMLEARADGLIGDTFLLCEHTPVITMGKSGKKHNLLVAAEDLRRRGVDYFEVERGGDLTYHGPGQLVGYPIFKLERLREVQGFVRRMEESIIRALAHFGVEGVRRSDHPGVFVRDAKVASIGAAVRRSVTYHGFALDVCTDLSYYRLINPCGMPEVAVTTVSLAAGREVGIPKMKQPLLDAFAAVFDLTFINQPEGADFVSAQVS; encoded by the coding sequence ATGGCCTCAGCCGCGCTGCGTGATCTCGGCGTCATCGCCTACGAACCGGCATGGCGCATGCAGAAAGCGATGCTCGAAGCGCGCGCGGACGGTCTGATCGGCGACACCTTCCTCCTCTGCGAGCATACGCCGGTCATCACGATGGGCAAGTCCGGCAAGAAGCACAACTTGCTCGTCGCCGCCGAAGATCTGCGCCGGCGCGGCGTCGACTATTTCGAGGTGGAGCGCGGCGGCGACCTCACTTATCACGGTCCCGGGCAACTTGTCGGCTATCCGATCTTCAAACTCGAGCGCTTGCGCGAAGTGCAAGGCTTCGTGCGGCGCATGGAAGAGAGCATAATCCGAGCGCTCGCTCATTTCGGCGTGGAAGGCGTGCGCCGCAGCGATCATCCCGGCGTGTTCGTGCGCGACGCGAAGGTCGCATCGATCGGTGCCGCCGTTCGCCGCAGCGTCACGTATCACGGCTTCGCGCTCGACGTGTGCACGGATCTCTCGTACTACCGCTTGATAAACCCGTGCGGCATGCCGGAGGTTGCGGTCACGACCGTCTCGTTGGCTGCCGGACGCGAGGTCGGCATACCTAAGATGAAGCAACCCTTGCTCGACGCGTTCGCCGCCGTCTTCGATCTGACGTTCATCAACCAGCCTGAAGGGGCCGACTTTGTGTCGGCCCAAGTGTCGTAG
- the lipA gene encoding lipoyl synthase, translating into MIARKPEWLKVKLPSGDNYERLRGIVKERGLHTVCQEAMCPNIAECWGVGTGTFMILGDTCTRGCRFCNVKTGLPNPVDPLEAYKLARSIEDLGLNYAVITCVDRDDLPDGGAAAMAAAIRAIRARTPHVKVEVLTSDYRGDLTAVRTVLDAEPDVYAHNIETTRTLTPRVRDRRCGYDQTLNVLDYAKRQRPDNYTKSSIMLGLGETDDDVLQAARDLRGVGVDIITFGQYLQPTKKHLNVVEFVTPEKFAWFATQVKPMGFHQVVSGPLVRSSYHAEQAFTTIV; encoded by the coding sequence ATGATAGCCCGCAAACCCGAGTGGCTCAAAGTCAAATTGCCGAGCGGCGACAATTACGAGCGCTTGCGCGGCATCGTGAAAGAACGCGGCCTCCACACCGTCTGCCAGGAAGCCATGTGTCCGAACATCGCCGAGTGCTGGGGCGTCGGTACGGGGACGTTCATGATCTTGGGCGACACGTGCACACGCGGTTGCCGCTTCTGCAACGTCAAGACCGGTCTGCCGAATCCGGTTGATCCGCTCGAAGCCTACAAGCTCGCGCGTTCGATTGAAGATCTAGGCTTGAACTACGCGGTGATCACGTGCGTTGATCGCGATGATCTACCGGACGGCGGCGCCGCTGCAATGGCTGCTGCGATCCGCGCGATACGTGCACGCACGCCGCACGTCAAGGTCGAGGTGTTGACTTCGGACTATCGCGGCGACCTCACCGCGGTGCGGACGGTACTCGACGCCGAGCCGGACGTCTACGCGCACAACATCGAAACGACGAGGACATTGACACCGCGCGTGCGTGATCGTCGCTGCGGCTATGACCAGACGCTGAACGTCCTCGATTATGCGAAACGGCAGCGCCCTGACAACTATACGAAGTCGAGCATCATGCTCGGTCTCGGAGAGACCGATGATGACGTCCTTCAGGCAGCACGCGATTTGCGTGGCGTCGGCGTCGATATCATCACATTTGGCCAGTATTTGCAGCCTACGAAGAAGCACCTCAACGTCGTGGAATTCGTGACGCCCGAGAAATTCGCATGGTTCGCGACGCAGGTGAAGCCGATGGGCTTTCATCAAGTCGTGAGCGGGCCGCTCGTGCGCTCGTCGTATCACGCGGAACAAGCGTTCACAACGATCGTCTAG